TTGCCACGGCCGGGGTCTGCTTGAAGTGCGAGACGGTCGAGACGACCACCGCGCCGATCTGCTCGGCGGTGATGCCGGCGTCGGCGATCGCCTTGCCGGACGCCTCGACCGACATGGCGGCGACGGTCTCCTCGTCGTTCGCCCAGTGCCGGGTCTCGATGCCGGAGCGCGAACGGATCCATTCGTCGGACGAGTCGATCGTCTCCAGGATCACCTCGTTGGGCACGACCCGGGTCGGCCGGTAGCCGCCGACGCCGAGGATGCGCGCGTACGGGGAGCCCTTACTGGGCTTGATCTTCGCCATCAGGGCTCCTCAGGCGACGCCGTGCTCGGCGATGAGCTCGCGAGCGGCGTCGAGATCGTCGGGGGTCTTCAGCGCCAGCGTCTTCACGCCCGGCAGGGCGCGCTTGGCGAGGCCGACCAGGGTGCCGCCGGGGGAGACCTCGATGAGCGCGGTCGCGCCGAGCTCCTTGAAGGTCTCCATGCACAGGTCCCAGCGGACCGGGTTGGCGACCTGGCCGACCAGCCGGTCCAGGATCTCGGCGCCGGTGGACACGGACCGCCCGTCCTTGTTGGAGACGTAACGGACCGTCGGGTCGGCCGGGGCGAGCTCCGCGGCAGCCTTGGCCAGGGACTCGACGGCCGGCGCCATGTGGCGGGTGTGGAACGCGCCGGCGACCTTCAGCGGAACGACCTTGCGGACGCCCTCCGGCTTGTCCTCGTTCAGCGCGGCGAGCTGCTCCAGCGTGCCCGCGGCGACGATCTGGCCCGCGCCGTTGATGTTCGCCGGGGTCAGCCCCAGCTTCTCCAGGTGCGCGACGGAGACCTCGGGGTCGCCGCCGAGCAGCGCGGACATGCCGGTCTCGGTGATCGCGGCGGCGTCGGCCATGGCCAGGCCGCGCCTGCGGACCAGGCCCAGCGCGGCGGTGTCGTCGAGGACGCCCGCGAAGACGGCCGCGGTGATCTCGCCGACGCTGTGGCCCGCGACGGCGCCGGGCGTGATGTCGCCGAGCGCCGCGGCGGAGACGAGCCCGGCCGCCACGAGCAGCGGCTGGGCGATCGCGGTGTCGCGGATCTCGTCCGCGTCGGCGTTCGTGCCGTAGTGCACCAGGTCGAGATCGATGGCCGTCGACAGGGCACGCAGACGGTCCTCGACACCGGGAAGGTCGA
The window above is part of the Streptomyces sp. NBC_00425 genome. Proteins encoded here:
- a CDS encoding ACP S-malonyltransferase, which translates into the protein MLVLVAPGQGAQTPGFLTPWLDLPGVEDRLRALSTAIDLDLVHYGTNADADEIRDTAIAQPLLVAAGLVSAAALGDITPGAVAGHSVGEITAAVFAGVLDDTAALGLVRRRGLAMADAAAITETGMSALLGGDPEVSVAHLEKLGLTPANINGAGQIVAAGTLEQLAALNEDKPEGVRKVVPLKVAGAFHTRHMAPAVESLAKAAAELAPADPTVRYVSNKDGRSVSTGAEILDRLVGQVANPVRWDLCMETFKELGATALIEVSPGGTLVGLAKRALPGVKTLALKTPDDLDAARELIAEHGVA